In the genome of Hymenobacter taeanensis, one region contains:
- a CDS encoding glycoside hydrolase family 15 protein, with translation MPDYLPLEDYGLIGNLHTVALVSKLGSLDYLPFTRFDSPTIFAALLDAENGGSWVLQPVGTDVQSKQLYLPDTGVLLTRFFTQGGIAELTDFMPVKREAQNCAVVRTVRVIKGAIEFQMRCCPRFDYARTSHEAHPQDDATILFKSRGPDGFQFRLLGNQPFALTDTCEATGRWTLKAGETASFVIEATPVDDPTFIARDLHHYTEAAFDDTLTFWRNWVESSTYTGRWRETVLRSAITLKLLTSLQHGSTVAAATFGLPESIGGERNWDYRYTWIRDAAFTMYAFLRLGFTLESKAFLRWIMQRCQELTDAGDLQLMYAVDGTSDLPEQELGHLSGYRNSQPVRIGNGAAKQFQLDIYGELMDTIYLYNKYGGGITYNFWEQVCRLANYVAENWRRPDHGIWEVRDEEREFLSGKMMCWVALDRAVRIARDRSFPAPLVEWLRVRDEIYEEVYHNFWSEEKQSFVQYKGSNVLDASALLLPLVRMFSPAEPRWQATMRAIEKELLLDSLLFRYHSEGGATDGLTGEEGTFTMCSFWYIENLSRGGELDKARLLFEKLLGFASPLGLYSEQIGPQGQQIGNYPQGFTHLALISTAFQLNRDLDARRAGTPGGHQFV, from the coding sequence ATGCCCGACTATCTCCCGCTGGAAGATTATGGCCTCATTGGCAACCTGCATACTGTGGCGCTGGTGTCGAAGCTTGGCTCCCTGGATTATCTGCCCTTTACTCGCTTTGACTCGCCCACAATATTCGCGGCGCTGCTGGATGCGGAAAATGGCGGCTCCTGGGTACTGCAGCCGGTTGGCACTGACGTACAGAGCAAGCAGCTATACCTGCCTGACACGGGCGTGCTGCTCACCCGCTTTTTCACGCAGGGCGGCATTGCGGAGCTCACCGATTTTATGCCCGTAAAGCGTGAGGCGCAGAACTGTGCCGTGGTGCGGACCGTGCGCGTAATCAAAGGCGCTATTGAGTTTCAGATGCGCTGCTGCCCCCGCTTTGATTATGCCCGCACTTCCCATGAGGCCCACCCGCAGGATGATGCCACCATTCTATTCAAGAGCAGAGGCCCCGACGGTTTTCAGTTTCGGTTGCTGGGCAACCAGCCGTTTGCACTCACAGATACGTGTGAGGCCACGGGCCGCTGGACCCTGAAAGCCGGCGAAACGGCCAGCTTCGTGATTGAGGCTACCCCAGTTGATGACCCCACATTTATTGCCCGCGACCTGCACCACTATACTGAGGCTGCCTTCGATGACACACTTACCTTTTGGCGCAACTGGGTGGAAAGCAGCACCTACACCGGCCGCTGGCGCGAAACGGTACTCCGCTCTGCCATTACCCTGAAGCTGCTGACATCCCTTCAGCACGGCTCAACGGTGGCGGCTGCTACGTTTGGCCTGCCGGAGAGTATTGGCGGGGAACGTAACTGGGATTACCGCTACACCTGGATCCGGGATGCCGCCTTTACCATGTATGCCTTTCTTCGATTGGGCTTCACCCTGGAATCAAAAGCCTTTCTGCGCTGGATTATGCAGCGCTGTCAGGAGCTTACCGATGCCGGCGACCTGCAGCTGATGTACGCCGTAGATGGCACCTCCGACCTCCCCGAGCAGGAGCTAGGCCACCTCAGTGGCTATCGGAACTCTCAGCCAGTACGCATTGGTAATGGCGCGGCCAAGCAGTTTCAGCTGGATATTTACGGGGAGCTGATGGACACCATTTACCTCTACAATAAGTATGGTGGCGGCATTACGTACAACTTCTGGGAGCAGGTTTGCCGCTTGGCTAATTACGTAGCCGAAAACTGGCGACGCCCCGACCACGGCATTTGGGAGGTGCGCGACGAAGAGCGCGAATTTCTCTCGGGGAAGATGATGTGCTGGGTGGCCCTGGACCGGGCCGTCCGCATTGCCCGCGACCGGTCGTTTCCCGCCCCGTTGGTGGAGTGGCTGCGGGTGCGCGATGAGATATACGAGGAAGTTTACCACAACTTCTGGAGTGAGGAGAAACAGTCGTTTGTGCAGTACAAGGGTAGCAACGTGCTTGATGCATCGGCCCTGCTCCTGCCTCTGGTCAGGATGTTTAGTCCGGCTGAGCCACGCTGGCAGGCTACCATGCGCGCGATTGAGAAGGAATTGCTGCTAGATTCCCTGCTTTTCCGATACCACAGTGAGGGCGGCGCCACCGATGGCCTCACCGGGGAGGAAGGCACCTTCACCATGTGCTCCTTCTGGTACATTGAAAACTTATCAAGAGGCGGTGAGCTTGACAAGGCGCGCCTATTGTTTGAGAAGCTGCTGGGTTTTGCCAGCCCTCTAGGCCTGTATTCTGAGCAGATTGGGCCGCAGGGCCAGCAGATTGGCAACTATCCGCAGGGCTTTACTCACCTGGCCCTCATCAGCACGGCCTTTCAGCTCAACCGCGACCTGGATGCTCGGCGAGCCGGCACTCCCGGCGGCCACCAGTTCGTATGA
- a CDS encoding GlcG/HbpS family heme-binding protein gives MGISLELAQQAIHAAHQKALDMGVKMNIAVVDAGANLTAFIRMDDAWLGSLDISIRKAKTARYFDMPTGDLGKASQPGGSLYNIEHSNGGLITFPGGIPILDASGRVIGAIGVSGSTVEDDHAVAEAGVRAVENQ, from the coding sequence ATGGGAATCTCCCTCGAACTTGCTCAACAAGCCATACACGCCGCTCATCAGAAAGCCCTCGACATGGGCGTTAAAATGAATATTGCCGTGGTTGACGCCGGCGCCAACCTAACGGCCTTCATCCGGATGGATGATGCCTGGCTCGGCTCTCTCGACATCTCCATCCGCAAGGCTAAAACTGCCCGCTACTTCGATATGCCTACCGGCGACCTGGGCAAGGCTTCGCAGCCAGGTGGCTCTCTCTACAATATTGAGCACTCAAATGGAGGCCTAATTACTTTCCCCGGAGGCATCCCAATTCTAGACGCTAGCGGCCGCGTTATTGGAGCCATCGGCGTGTCGGGCAGCACCGTAGAAGACGACCACGCCGTAGCGGAGGCGGGCGTGCGGGCCGTAGAAAACCAGTAG
- the lepA gene encoding translation elongation factor 4 — translation MKNIRNFCIIAHIDHGKSTLADRLLEFTSTVSKRDMQAQLLDNMDLERERGITIKSHAIQMQYPYKGEIYTLNLIDTPGHVDFSYEVSRSIAACEGALLIVDSSQGIEAQTISNLYLAIGSDLTIIPVLNKIDLPHSMPEEVSDEIVDLIGCDRDEIIPASGKSGIGIEAILNAICERIPAPQGDPEAPLQALIFDSVFNSYRGIEVLFRIKNGTMRKGDKLRFMATGKEYGADEIGILGLNQEPRPEISAGNVGYLISGIKEAREVKVGDTITHVARPTMEAIQGFADVKPMVFAGIYPVDTTEYEELRSCMEKLQLNDASLVWEPETSVALGFGFRCGFLGMLHMEIVQERLEREFNMTVITTVPSVQFHATGTKDQLLTINAPSEMPEPNSIKLIEEPFIKAQIITAADYVGPIITLCMEKRGIIKGQSYLTSERVELSFELPLSEIVFDFFDKLKTISRGYASLDYELIGFRESDMVKLDIMLNGEKVDALSAIVHRSKSYEWGRRLCEKLRELLPRQMFEIAIQASIGQKIIARETVKALRKNVLAKCYGGDISRKRKLLEKQKEGKKRMRQVGSVEIPQEAFLAVLKID, via the coding sequence GTGAAGAACATCCGCAATTTCTGCATCATCGCCCACATCGACCACGGTAAGAGCACCCTGGCCGACCGACTACTGGAATTTACCAGTACCGTATCGAAGCGCGATATGCAAGCGCAACTGCTCGACAACATGGATCTGGAGCGGGAGCGAGGCATCACTATCAAGAGCCACGCCATCCAGATGCAGTACCCCTATAAAGGGGAGATATACACGCTGAACCTGATCGACACGCCTGGTCACGTCGACTTTAGCTACGAGGTATCCCGCTCCATTGCTGCCTGCGAAGGCGCTCTGCTAATCGTGGATTCTTCGCAGGGTATCGAAGCCCAGACGATTTCGAACCTGTACCTGGCTATCGGTTCCGACCTCACTATTATCCCGGTTCTCAACAAGATTGACCTGCCCCACTCCATGCCGGAGGAAGTGTCAGATGAAATTGTAGACCTCATTGGCTGTGACCGGGATGAGATTATTCCGGCCTCGGGTAAGTCGGGCATTGGCATTGAAGCCATCCTGAACGCCATCTGCGAGCGTATTCCCGCGCCTCAGGGCGACCCGGAGGCTCCCTTGCAGGCCCTCATCTTCGACTCGGTGTTTAACTCCTACCGGGGTATCGAAGTACTATTCCGCATTAAGAACGGCACCATGCGCAAGGGCGATAAGCTCCGCTTCATGGCCACCGGCAAAGAATATGGCGCCGACGAAATTGGTATTCTTGGCCTCAACCAGGAGCCCCGCCCCGAAATTTCCGCCGGCAATGTGGGCTACCTGATTTCCGGCATCAAAGAAGCCCGCGAAGTAAAGGTCGGTGACACCATTACGCACGTAGCTAGGCCTACCATGGAAGCCATTCAGGGCTTTGCTGATGTGAAGCCCATGGTATTCGCCGGTATCTACCCCGTTGATACCACCGAGTACGAGGAGTTGCGTTCCTGCATGGAAAAGCTGCAGCTCAATGACGCCTCCCTGGTATGGGAGCCTGAGACGTCCGTGGCCCTGGGCTTCGGCTTCCGTTGCGGCTTCCTGGGTATGCTGCACATGGAGATTGTGCAGGAACGTCTGGAGCGCGAGTTCAACATGACGGTGATTACCACGGTGCCCTCAGTGCAGTTCCACGCCACGGGTACCAAAGATCAGCTCCTGACCATCAATGCGCCCTCCGAAATGCCGGAGCCAAATTCCATCAAGCTGATTGAAGAACCCTTCATCAAGGCCCAGATCATTACGGCTGCCGACTATGTAGGGCCCATCATCACGCTGTGCATGGAGAAGCGGGGCATCATTAAAGGCCAGAGCTACCTGACCAGTGAGCGGGTAGAGCTGTCGTTTGAGCTGCCACTGTCAGAAATCGTGTTCGACTTCTTCGACAAGCTGAAAACCATCTCCCGCGGTTACGCTTCGCTCGACTATGAGCTGATCGGCTTCCGCGAGTCGGACATGGTGAAGCTGGATATCATGCTGAACGGCGAAAAGGTCGATGCCTTGTCGGCCATTGTGCACCGCAGCAAATCCTATGAGTGGGGCCGCCGCTTGTGCGAGAAGCTCCGCGAACTGCTCCCCCGCCAGATGTTCGAAATTGCCATACAGGCCAGCATCGGGCAAAAAATCATTGCCCGCGAAACCGTGAAGGCTCTGCGCAAAAATGTACTGGCCAAGTGCTACGGCGGCGACATCAGCCGGAAGCGCAAGCTGCTGGAAAAGCAGAAAGAAGGCAAAAAGCGGATGCGCCAAGTGGGCTCCGTAGAAATACCTCAAGAGGCCTTCCTGGCCGTATTGAAAATCGATTAA
- a CDS encoding bifunctional 5,10-methylenetetrahydrofolate dehydrogenase/5,10-methenyltetrahydrofolate cyclohydrolase encodes MTTAPDATTYRLIDGKHTAEAIKEEIAAEVTQRKLAGQKVPHLAAILVGHDGGSETYVRNKVLACERVGFESTLLRYEDDITEAELLAKVEELNQDENIDGFIVQLPLPRHISSEKVIEAIRPEKDVDGFHPMNIGRMVAGLPALLPATPSGIVELLRRYELPTDGKHCVVIGRSNIVGTPVSILLAKNLEPGNCTVTLCHSRTQNLAEITRTADILVAALGRPEFVTADMVKPGAVVIDVGTTRVEDATKKSGWALKGDVNFAEVAPLSSYITPVPGGVGPMTIAMLLLNTLRAAKGEVYPK; translated from the coding sequence ATGACCACTGCCCCCGACGCCACCACATACCGCCTCATCGACGGCAAGCATACCGCCGAGGCCATTAAAGAAGAAATTGCCGCTGAGGTAACTCAGCGCAAACTTGCTGGTCAAAAGGTGCCACATTTGGCCGCTATTCTGGTTGGCCATGATGGTGGCTCTGAAACCTACGTGCGCAACAAGGTGCTTGCCTGCGAGCGGGTGGGGTTTGAGAGTACCCTGCTGCGGTACGAAGACGACATCACGGAAGCAGAATTGCTGGCTAAGGTTGAGGAGCTAAACCAAGATGAGAACATTGATGGCTTCATTGTGCAGCTACCGCTTCCTCGCCATATTTCGTCCGAAAAGGTAATCGAGGCTATCCGCCCCGAGAAGGATGTAGATGGCTTCCACCCCATGAACATTGGCCGGATGGTAGCAGGCCTGCCAGCTTTGCTGCCGGCTACGCCCTCTGGTATTGTGGAGCTCCTGCGGCGGTATGAACTGCCCACCGATGGCAAACATTGCGTGGTGATCGGGCGCTCGAACATAGTAGGTACGCCGGTTAGTATACTATTGGCTAAGAACTTAGAGCCTGGTAACTGTACCGTTACTTTATGTCACTCTCGTACTCAGAACCTGGCCGAGATTACCCGTACCGCTGATATTCTGGTGGCCGCACTGGGCCGCCCAGAGTTCGTAACGGCTGATATGGTAAAGCCTGGTGCCGTAGTAATTGATGTGGGTACCACCCGCGTAGAAGACGCTACGAAAAAATCTGGTTGGGCCCTAAAAGGTGATGTTAACTTCGCTGAGGTAGCACCATTGAGTTCCTACATTACCCCTGTACCGGGTGGTGTAGGCCCCATGACTATTGCCATGCTACTGCTAAATACCCTGCGCGCCGCTAAGGGTGAGGTATACCCAAAGTAA